DNA sequence from the Verrucomicrobiia bacterium genome:
GGCCTCGCCACCGCCTTCCATGCGGCCCGCCGGGGACTCCGCGTGACCTTGCTCGAACGACTTGGACCGGACCGTGATGGTTGTTCCTTCGGCAATGCCGGCATGGTCTGCCCCAGTCACTTCGTTCCCCTCGCCGCACCCGGGGCGGTTGTCCAGGCCATCCGATGGATGGCCAATCCCAAGTCTCCGTTCTATCTCAAACCCCGTCTCGATCTCGACCTCCTGGCCTGGGCCTGCCGTTTCTGGCGTTCCGCCAATGCCGCCCATGTCCGGCGCGCCGCCCCTCTCCTGCGTGACCTTGCCCTCGCCAGTCGCGAGGATTTCGCGTCCATCGCCTCCCTGCCCGGCTCCGATTTCGGCCTCGTCCGACAAGGCCTCCTCATGCTCTGCCGCACCCGGCACGCCCTCGACGACGAATCCCGCCTGGCGGAACAGGCAAGGCGCCTCGGTCTCGAGGCCGAAGTGCTCACCCCCGGCGGCGTTGCCGCACTGGAACCGGACCTCACGCTCGACATCGTCGGCGGTGTTCACTTTCCCCAGGATTGTCACCTCGTCCCCGACCGGTTCCTCGCCGCTCTGCACCACCACGCCGTCCAGGCCGGCGCGCAATTCGTCTGGAACAGCGAAGTCACCGGATGGCGCACCGAGGGCGGAC
Encoded proteins:
- a CDS encoding FAD-dependent oxidoreductase, producing the protein MTSPRSLVVLGGGVIGLATAFHAARRGLRVTLLERLGPDRDGCSFGNAGMVCPSHFVPLAAPGAVVQAIRWMANPKSPFYLKPRLDLDLLAWACRFWRSANAAHVRRAAPLLRDLALASREDFASIASLPGSDFGLVRQGLLMLCRTRHALDDESRLAEQARRLGLEAEVLTPGGVAALEPDLTLDIVGGVHFPQDCHLVPDRFLAALHHHAVQAGAQFVWNSEVTGWRTEGGRIVAARTAQDEWPADTFVLCGGSWSPRLAQPLGLRLPIQAGKGYSLTLPHPRQLPRHCAILTEARIAVTPMSGALRFGGTMEIAGLDESINPLRVQGILDAIPNYLPAFQPQDFHGIPPWRGLRPVSPDGLPYLGRSRRWPNLIVATGHAMLGLSLAPVTGQIVARLATGEPPGFDLTPVDPDRFA